The sequence GGGCGGCAGCTGGCGCGAGCGCCCCCGGAAGCCATCGAGAAGGGTCTGCATTGCGGCGAGCGAGACCTCCCCCGCCTCCGATTCAGAGAGCGTCTCGCCCGTCACATCCTGAGTATCGGTCACGCGTCCGAGCAAAAGCACCGCCCGATAGGTCTTCCGGCAATCCAGCAGATAGGGGAAAAGCTTCGTCGCCTGGCCGATACAGACAGGGAGCACGCCCTCCGCCATCGGATCGAGCGTCCCCGCATGCCCCACCTTGCTCTTCGG comes from bacterium and encodes:
- a CDS encoding tRNA pseudouridine(55) synthase encodes the protein MTLSGVLNVFKDGGPTSHDVVAMVRRLLPPKSKVGHAGTLDPMAEGVLPVCIGQATKLFPYLLDCRKTYRAVLLLGRVTDTQDVTGETLSESEAGEVSLAAMQTLLDGFRGRSRQLPP